In Halobacteriovorax marinus SJ, the following proteins share a genomic window:
- a CDS encoding efflux RND transporter permease subunit, which translates to MNISEISIKNPVFSWMIMFSLILFGILGFKELGINENPDVDYPSVSISYSYDGATPEVVEKDVLEPVESVLVSMQGVKDMTSTANRGSGRIELEFTLDKDIDFALQEVQTLIGRAQRQLPDTVEPPTVTKSNAADDPILYLAITSETLNERELNILFKDGIVDRLTTIEGVSEVRAFGARDPMMRIDVDAKKLRSYQLTLTDIIDTLAREHVELPAGKFEDINKEESLRVLGEGKTVEDFREMIISKRGGRANYVPIKLSDVAYIHKGVENRTRISRVDGIPSLSMPIYKQRGANAVDVADRVKVRVDEISASLPEGTNLSVNFDRTQFVRLSIDELIQNLIISALLTSFVCWIFLNSISATINILLAIPTAIIGTFAFMHLFGFTLNTFSFLGLTLAIGIVVDDAIVMLENIVRYAKMGNDKVQASFKGSREITFAVLATTAVLIAIFAPISLMPGIEGRFFREFALTLCVAVALSSLEALTLAPMRCSQFLNVTSKGIFIHHWVDKMVEFTRDLYAKLLKSALKHKILVLGGSVLIFGLSLLSLNHINKEFAPEADRSFMFVIFIAPDGKSLDYTNEKVKQYEKIVQANENVQRVIVSVGGGRGVSTGNRGFGVVILKDRSERKKSQFEVAADLRKELKQIEGIHIIVRDRMGSAISGRRGSPVEFTITGPDLAVQRELFEKFRKEMSDSGLMVGIRSDDTGELPEVHITPDRLKAQERGVEINTIAQTLNIGVGGVTGGKYTEGGRRYDIFVQLQEKDRLPDTISSLLLQNNRGEFVTLTDVVDINPAFGPQSIYRENRTRGVRVDANLSNNVTQSEAFDFIKKIAPNILPEKYSINFSKDLNESLINIVLIMILGLVIAYMVLGSQFNSFADPLTVFLAVPFGLTGSFLALLATGQTLNIYSMIGILLTMGIVKKTSILIVEFSNQLRDEGKTLEEAVIEACTTRFRPIIMTTFTTLASAVPAAVMTGAGSETRMPMALVILGGVSLATIFTLFVVPSFYTLIARPRRKILREE; encoded by the coding sequence ATGAATATTTCAGAAATCTCAATTAAGAATCCAGTCTTTTCTTGGATGATTATGTTTTCGTTAATTCTCTTTGGGATTCTAGGCTTTAAAGAGCTAGGTATTAATGAAAACCCTGATGTCGATTATCCATCTGTTTCGATTTCATACTCCTATGATGGTGCAACTCCAGAAGTTGTCGAAAAAGATGTTCTAGAGCCGGTTGAGTCTGTTCTCGTTTCTATGCAAGGTGTGAAGGATATGACTTCTACTGCAAATAGGGGATCGGGAAGAATAGAGCTAGAGTTTACACTCGATAAAGACATTGATTTTGCGCTTCAAGAAGTTCAGACACTAATTGGTCGTGCCCAGAGACAGTTACCGGATACTGTTGAGCCTCCTACTGTAACGAAGTCAAATGCAGCGGATGATCCAATTCTCTATCTTGCCATTACATCTGAAACCTTGAACGAACGTGAATTAAATATTCTCTTTAAAGATGGAATTGTCGATAGACTCACTACAATTGAAGGTGTGTCGGAAGTTAGGGCCTTTGGTGCAAGAGATCCGATGATGAGAATTGATGTGGATGCTAAAAAACTTAGAAGTTACCAGCTCACATTAACTGATATTATCGATACTTTGGCCAGGGAGCACGTAGAGCTTCCTGCTGGAAAGTTTGAGGATATCAATAAAGAAGAAAGTTTAAGAGTTCTTGGTGAAGGTAAGACTGTAGAAGACTTCAGAGAAATGATTATCAGTAAGAGGGGTGGAAGGGCCAACTATGTGCCAATCAAACTTTCAGATGTTGCCTATATTCACAAAGGTGTAGAAAATAGAACAAGAATCTCAAGAGTTGATGGAATACCTTCTCTTTCAATGCCAATCTACAAGCAGCGTGGAGCTAACGCAGTTGATGTTGCAGATAGAGTAAAGGTAAGAGTTGATGAAATTAGTGCTTCTCTTCCTGAAGGAACAAATCTTTCTGTAAACTTTGATAGAACGCAATTTGTTAGACTCTCTATTGATGAGCTTATTCAAAACTTAATTATTTCGGCCCTACTAACATCATTTGTATGTTGGATCTTCTTAAATTCGATTTCTGCAACAATTAATATTCTATTAGCAATTCCGACTGCCATTATTGGAACTTTCGCTTTTATGCATCTCTTTGGTTTCACTCTCAATACATTTTCATTCTTAGGACTGACCTTGGCGATTGGGATTGTGGTTGATGATGCGATTGTGATGCTCGAAAATATTGTTCGTTATGCAAAGATGGGCAATGATAAAGTTCAGGCTTCTTTTAAGGGGAGTAGGGAGATAACATTTGCTGTTCTTGCTACGACTGCAGTTCTTATCGCAATCTTTGCTCCAATATCACTAATGCCAGGTATTGAGGGACGTTTCTTTAGAGAATTTGCTCTCACTTTATGTGTGGCGGTAGCGCTCTCTTCACTAGAGGCGCTTACTCTTGCTCCGATGAGATGTTCACAATTTTTAAATGTGACTTCAAAAGGTATTTTTATCCACCACTGGGTTGATAAGATGGTGGAGTTTACCAGAGATCTTTATGCGAAGCTTTTAAAGAGTGCCCTAAAACATAAAATTCTCGTTCTAGGTGGTTCGGTACTAATCTTTGGACTATCACTTCTTTCTTTAAATCATATTAATAAGGAATTTGCTCCTGAAGCTGATAGAAGTTTTATGTTTGTAATCTTTATCGCTCCTGATGGTAAGAGTCTTGATTATACTAATGAAAAAGTTAAGCAGTATGAAAAGATCGTACAAGCAAATGAGAATGTTCAAAGAGTTATTGTCTCTGTTGGTGGTGGTCGCGGTGTCTCTACTGGTAATAGAGGATTTGGTGTTGTAATTTTAAAAGATCGTAGCGAGCGTAAGAAGAGTCAATTTGAAGTTGCGGCAGATCTTAGAAAAGAGCTGAAGCAAATTGAAGGGATTCATATCATCGTTAGAGACCGTATGGGATCTGCTATTAGTGGTCGAAGAGGAAGTCCTGTTGAATTTACAATTACAGGTCCAGACTTAGCCGTTCAAAGAGAATTATTTGAAAAATTTAGAAAAGAGATGAGTGATTCAGGCCTTATGGTTGGAATTCGTTCCGATGATACAGGAGAGTTACCAGAGGTTCATATTACACCTGATCGCCTTAAGGCCCAGGAGCGAGGAGTTGAAATTAACACTATCGCTCAAACTCTGAATATCGGTGTTGGTGGTGTAACAGGTGGCAAGTATACAGAGGGCGGTAGACGTTATGATATCTTTGTTCAATTACAAGAAAAGGATAGATTGCCAGACACTATCTCTTCACTGCTTCTACAAAATAATAGAGGAGAGTTTGTAACGTTAACGGATGTTGTCGATATTAATCCTGCTTTTGGACCACAGAGTATTTATAGAGAAAATAGAACTCGTGGTGTTCGTGTGGATGCAAACTTAAGTAATAATGTGACTCAGAGTGAGGCCTTTGACTTTATAAAGAAAATTGCTCCAAATATCTTACCTGAGAAATATAGTATCAACTTCTCAAAAGATTTAAATGAGTCACTTATAAATATTGTTCTTATTATGATCTTAGGTCTTGTTATCGCTTATATGGTTTTAGGGAGTCAGTTCAATTCATTTGCTGATCCATTAACTGTATTTCTAGCTGTTCCATTTGGATTAACCGGTTCTTTCTTAGCTCTCTTAGCAACAGGTCAAACTCTTAATATCTACTCGATGATTGGTATTCTCCTTACAATGGGAATTGTAAAGAAGACCTCGATTCTCATCGTAGAATTTTCTAATCAACTTAGAGATGAAGGGAAGACTTTAGAAGAAGCGGTTATTGAAGCCTGTACGACGAGATTTAGACCAATTATCATGACGACTTTTACTACTCTTGCCTCAGCTGTTCCGGCGGCAGTTATGACAGGTGCAGGTTCAGAGACAAGAATGCCAATGGCCTTAGTTATTTTAGGTGGTGTGTCTCTTGCTACAATATTTACATTATTTGTTGTGCCTAGTTTTTATACTTTAATTGCTAGACCTAGAAGAAAAATTCTAAGAGAAGAGTAA
- a CDS encoding mechanosensitive ion channel family protein — translation MKKINTENIYSILQEKVVSWIGSLLKILPNIIVAFSVILLFILLSHLVKKISTPLLRRFFKSRTVVDLIGTSIYLTILLVGVFISLEVLHLEKTVTSLLAGAGVIGLALGFAFQEIASNFVSGIFIAFKEPYQVGDIVEIDSYLGEVKKISLRTTSIMTFQGLEVLIPNKDMFTKPFINYSTTPTRRLDIKVGVSYSDDLELVTEVTKKALEEIDGRVETSEVEVHFEEFGDSSINLCAKVWIHFTKNYNFFNSRHQAILSIKKHYDENAITIPFPIRTIEMQGKS, via the coding sequence TTGAAGAAAATAAATACTGAAAATATTTATTCCATTTTACAAGAGAAGGTAGTGAGCTGGATTGGTTCACTGCTTAAGATTCTCCCCAATATCATTGTCGCCTTTAGCGTTATTCTTCTATTTATCCTTCTTTCTCATCTTGTGAAAAAGATTTCAACACCACTACTTAGAAGATTTTTTAAAAGTAGAACTGTAGTAGATTTAATCGGAACTAGTATCTACCTTACAATTCTTCTCGTAGGTGTCTTTATCTCTTTAGAAGTACTACACCTAGAAAAGACTGTTACATCCCTACTAGCAGGTGCTGGAGTTATTGGTTTAGCACTTGGTTTTGCCTTTCAAGAAATTGCATCTAATTTTGTTTCAGGTATTTTCATTGCCTTTAAGGAGCCTTATCAAGTTGGGGATATTGTTGAAATTGATAGTTACTTAGGAGAGGTCAAAAAAATCTCACTTAGAACGACCAGTATTATGACTTTTCAAGGTCTTGAAGTACTTATTCCAAATAAGGATATGTTTACTAAGCCCTTCATTAATTACAGTACAACACCAACTAGAAGATTAGACATTAAAGTCGGGGTCTCCTATTCCGACGACCTAGAGCTGGTTACAGAAGTGACTAAGAAGGCCCTAGAAGAAATCGACGGACGAGTTGAAACTTCAGAGGTGGAAGTTCACTTTGAAGAGTTTGGTGATAGTTCGATTAATCTTTGTGCAAAAGTATGGATTCACTTTACAAAGAATTACAATTTCTTTAACTCTAGACACCAGGCTATCTTAAGTATCAAGAAGCATTACGACGAAAATGCTATTACAATACCGTTTCCAATTAGAACAATTGAAATGCAAGGAAAGTCTTAA